The Triticum urartu cultivar G1812 unplaced genomic scaffold, Tu2.1 TuUngrouped_contig_5036, whole genome shotgun sequence genome includes the window GGGAAAGAAAGAATAGTGTGTAAAATAAAAGAATAGACTTACATATAAAGGTGATATTAAATTGTGAACATCATCCTAAAAACTCAAGATAGATATTTCCGTTCTATGATCACTTCTAATCTCAGGTTGGAACCCCATTTTTTGACTCAAGTGATTGTTGTATACTTATAAGTACAGTTGGTAAGGTGTTAAACCGTAAACCCTACAATTCATAGCCTGTATCAAAACATTGCGAAGAATTAGCAGGAGTTTATTTACTGCTGGGTTATGTTACATATTTCTCTACATTCTTGATATTGTTGTGTTAGTATTGAACAAATAATGGATAAAAATTTACAGAAAACTGAGACATGAATAGCTTGGGAACTCCTGCTATTTTTTTCTTGGGTTAACTAGATAAATAGCGCTCCAATTATGCCGATTCAGAGAAATGCCACTACTATTTCCCTCTTtggaaaaatgccactgcaatttttgaaTCAATTatacaaaataaaaataaaaatatgaATTGTCAAGTTTCCATAGGACCATAGATAAAATGAGGGCTTACAATATCACTGTTAGATACGTATGCTTCAAGTTTTTATGTAACTGATGGCGTAAATTACTAATTGAAACCCCACACTGGCCGCTTGCAGTTGATGTTAATTTATTTCCCTGATAAAGATTCTCTCATATTATGGATATAAGTTGCTGTTTGTGCTTTATTAGGTTTCGTCCTTGAAAGACACTATTTCACGAAAAGACATGGAAATTGAGCAGCTCCAAGTCATGAAAGACAAAGATAAATCCCCAAGTTCAGTTGTTGACAACAATGGTTCAAGCATGCCAAATAATTTTAGTTCCAATGAGACATCGCTGATCACATTAAACCAAAAGAGGCAACTATCAGACCCTCTGAGTTATGCTGAGGTGAATGCAGATGCTGGTCAGACTTCACCCACTAACATCGTGGCTATGGGGTTGGATGAAGCAGATTATGAAGACAATGTATCTGAAGATGGTTCATTAGTAAGAGAAACGGAGTATACTATTGGCAGGAGGAATATTATGAACTCTAACTCAGACATGATCGACGATACCAAAATGTACTCTTTCTTTCCTATTTCGTTTCCGTCAAAAATCATCAATTGTTTCTTTCATTACTATGACTATGCATCAGGAGTAACTTTCTTTTGTCTATACTTGTTGTCATGAGAGTTTTTCATCTTTTGAAAAGCAGGCTTACTAATTTGGTAGTGCTCGATAATTTCAGGCATAGAGGTACATCACGAATAGCCAGATCGACTCTCACAAAAAGCGCGCAGCCAGCAATCTCCAGATCAAAACCAAGGGATGCAGTTTTGAAGACTCCAAGTAAGCATACGACTTTGTAGCACCTCCAAGATTTTGGTACTAGTGCTCAATAAACTTTCACAACTTGGGAAATTTCATGTTAAGGTCCATATAATATGTTTATCTAGGCCTGAAAGTATCATAGATTTTCAAACTAGAGCCGATAGTTAACTTTCAAGATACTAATGAGAATGGGATCATATTGACAAACCAGGTCACACAAGGACCCCATCCAACCAGTTGGCGGGAGGCTCTTCGGCCAGGGCAACCAAAAGATGGCAGAAGTAGAGCACTCTCCAGTTGCTCGGATGTATTTTGTATGCTGACTGTAACTCGACGAGACGAGAAAGGTGGAAATAGTCGGGGGTAGCTGTAGGATAAATGTATGGTTGTAACTGGAGAAATGTGAAACAAAGTTATGACGAGGGCGGTGCAATGTTGAGAGATTATGGCATGCTCATAGCTTTGATGACAATTGACTTGAGTTTTTGTATTTAGTCTGTGGTGACGAGGGTTTGATATTGTGGCCTCTTGGGGTTCGCCGTTTATTGGTCGAAAAGAATGAAAGGATATTGGACTATTGCTACTCCCCTGTTACAGTTTCGATGTGCATGATCATGGCAGTTAGTCTGCTCTCTCTTTCAGGTTCCAGTCTTTACACAAGAAATTATGGCTCTGAGAGCTCATAAAAAAGAAAGGAAATCAATAGtatgattttttttttaaaaGCCTGAAGACTACTGCTCTGAAATTACTTCTAGAGTTTACAGGGATGTAAGAACAGAAAGAGTTGCAGAGAATAAAGTTTCTTTTCTTTGTAACTAAAAAGAGAAATGTAGTCTAAAAAAAAAGAAACGTATTGCGGTGAGCGTGGATCGAACACGCGACCTTCAGATCTTCAGTCTGACGCTCTCCCAACTGAGCTATCCCCGCTTGTGTGTTTGTCAACATTATAGTTTATATCAATATTAGACATATTGCTGATTAATATGGCAGGTTCTACTTCCAACCGTGTAATGCATGAACCGGAATCGCCCCTATCCACTGCTCATTTGTATTTACTAGCATAATACACATGCGTTGCCACGGATAGTTAATAATGTTTGACGAAACGAACAATGTACATAACaatccaatattttttatattttacTATGTAGAATAGGGCAACCTAAAATCAAATAAGACGCAGTTACCAATCAAATGTTCCTTTCACGGAGATCTTGGAAAGTATCAAGTGAAGAATGAAGTCCGGATTTGGCGTACATTGGCATGGGTGTCTTGGTTTAGGCTAGTTTTAGGGAGTCGTTGTGTCTTGGTCGGGGCGCCAAGGCGCCGGTGTTGTCCCAGTTTTGGACTAATGTCCTTATCGTCCTATCTCCGTTTTGTCAGTGCACTTTTTGGCGTCTCCAACTAATCTTCCTGAATCTATTCGGCTTTGGTCTCCAGTGGATTCATTCGGATTCAGATGGCGTTTGTGGTCTTTGGAGTATCTATAGGCTCTTTTTGGCGTCTTCTTCTCCGAGCGGCGATTTGCTACACACATCGCAGTCGTCGGCACCTTCTAGTCTACGTTGATGACCTCCCAGGCATTGCTTTTCATAAGGCGCCTTTTCGCAGAAAAAAAGACTAAGATATGTTGAGAGGGGTAATAGCTAGTGTGAGGAGCTCATGAGATTCATTGTCTATGTTTAGAGGAAACACCCTAGGGAATTTTAAATCTGATTCATGCAAGGGAACAATCACAAATGAAGAGAGCATCCATCATTGCAAAACATAAAAGTGACCAACAACAACCATAAGCACCTCCATCACAGAAAAAGAAAAAGCCACACCATAAGCACCTAATAAACTCCTATCACCTAATGGGTTTTGAAGACCGAATCCCGCCAATAGAGACATAGCAAAGACAACGTTGATCGAACATTGACAGGGTCGCATCCCAAGTTCTTTTGTCGCTGTGGCATAGTGTCATCAACCACGAAGAGTATGGACGACGACACTCATCTAACCATCCTATACATCAAGCAGAATGTACGTGCATTCTAATCCACAACTAGATCTAAGATATCCATCAGTGATTCTAGCACTTTCAGCATGCCTCTCCCGACCAACGGAATATCATTTCCCTAATAAGGTTCTTGATGTGCATTTCTGCATGTGCTGTCGTGGATCGCTCTCAAGGTGTCAGCTGTTAGATATATTGGTTCAGTTTAGCTAAACTCCAGTTGGCTGAAGATCtgatttgggtcagtcgattttcccTAGAAGAAATGAGGCGCCAGAGGGAAGGAAGAAAAAGTCGCagcgggggctcgccggagaggctACCCCaatatctatcttagggtttaaGGTGGGGGTGATGGTGTGGGGCTTTGCTAGAGAAAAAACTCGGCGCAAGGGGGAGGGATGGCCAGGGGCGGCGGAAGACCAACGGTAGGGGGTGGTTTCGGGGAGGGTGGGGACTGGTGGTTAGGCCGGCGGCTCAGGACAGATCAAGTTTGAGGTTAAAGATAAAGTTCTGGGCGTTTGATCAAGATCCAACGATGGAGATTGGAAGATGAAAATCAACTAACCCCTTAAAAAAATTTCaatcgactgacgtgtagccgcTCCATTTTGGTTTGACTTCTTCAGTCAGTTTCCCACTCCGTTTTCTGTCTTTCGTCTCGTGTTTGGCTCTTGTCTTAGGTGTCCACCCTTGTAATTTCTTTCGCAACTACGTGTATTTCTTCTGACTGGAGTCACTCTATTAGTTGGAATATAACACGCGATGCTCGTCATAAAAGAAAAACTGATAATACCATGATGTCAAAGCAACCGCTGACAGGCTGTCATAGAGTGCTAGTACAAGGTAGTCAACACCATTCTACGCTCTTCGCATCGGAAAGTCACAGTAACTAACTACTAATTATTTACCGCTCACCAAGCCCGTCTAGCTCAGTTGGTAGAGCgcaaggctcttaaccttgtggtcgtgggttcgagccccacggtgggcgaTTTTCGGTATGATTTTTTTTGGCCCTCACAGTCAGAAATGTTCATCCTTGGTTCCTCACAGGCCAAGCCAGCCAGCCTTCATGAGATCAGAATGTCGCTCATACGCAGAAGATCCTCCTCACCTTCTTCAGCTTCCTCCGGCAGAACGGGCAGCAGCTAGCATCTCCCTCAACAATCCTGCCACACATCACTAGCATCACCTCCATGATCTTATACCCTTCCATGGCAGAATACGAAAAGCTGCGCGTAAGATACGTACTTGGTGCCGCAGGCGTGGCAGGTGGCGGAGTGGCCGCAGGGCATGAAGAAGCAGTCCCTCCGGGCGTCGCAGCACACCACGCACAgccgccgcccctcctcctcgTCGCCCGCCTCGCCGTCGTGGGAGGACACTGATTCGAAGGACGAGCCCCGGCTCCCGCCCTCTTCCTCATCCTTGCTCTGCAGCAACGAGGCCGTCGTCGTCGTCTCCCTCTGGGCCGCGGCGACGGCGCAGCAGAACCCGAGCAGCACGCTCAGCACCTCgtacagcagcagcagcgacaCCGCCAGGATGGCTGCATGCGTGCGAAAGAAACATTCAGCTGGAGTACATACATTTCAGCGGCGTGATTTCATCGAGCTGAGCTGAGCTGAGGTTGCATTTGCGCCGTACCTGAGCCGACGAAGTAGATGATCCAGCGCGGGCCGTACGAGAGCTCCACCTTCACGCCCTGCACATCGTCAGAGTCCAGTCTCAGAAGCTCAGAGCAGTGCCCGTACCGTGGCTGAATGTTCAGAGGGTTCAGGGGTTTATCCTCACCTGTTTCAGGCCGGACGACAGGACGGCCACGTTCTCCCCCAGGATCGGCAGCCGGTACGTGCAGCCGGAGCTGCCCGGCGACGGCGAGCACGCGTACTCTGCTCCGCTGGTGTTGTAGAGCATGGCGCTGATCCTGAAATCCAGCATCGCCTGCATGCCAAAACCCAAACCAATCCTCTCAACTGCTGTTACAGGCCAAGATCTGATCGATCACACCGACCGAACATGGGATGGGATGGGATGCCATGCCACTCTACAACTTTGTTACCGTCGTGTCTTGGTCGCGCAGGTTGCTGACGGTGACGTAGTAGTCGTCGGATGAATTGATGATCTGCTTAACTGCTCCGGTTCCTGTGATTTGGCAAGGTTAGGATCTTGTAATGTTACCACATAGCTGCGGTTCAGAGGCTCTGACGGTGCATGCTTACCGTGTACCGATGGCTCCTCTGACCACTGCGTGAAGCCTACCTTACCTGCTGCTGTGCAAGCTCCAAATCTCAGCACATGAGTACTAATAGTAGCTTTAGGATATTAATCAGAACCCTCTATTACCTTGAGCAATGGTGATCCGGAGTGGATTGGTTAGTCCAGTTCCAGGCTCGACGCTGTAGTTGACCTCGATCTGACTACCTTCGTTCAGAAAATAGACCCATTCCTGCATGCGCGCGCGCGTTTATACACAAGACATGTAGCTCTAGTTCACACCATTTTTATACATAGCTTAGTCTGAACTTCTGAACCACGCGTGTAGAGTATCGATCGTCTGACACGACGGAAGCACGAGTGCGGGGCAGTGTACCTTGTGAGAGTTGGCCGGCAGGACGACGCGGCGAGCCTCCGACCACACCGCGGGCACGTCGTCCAGGAGGCCCGGTATCTCGGCGAGCCCGTAGAGCACGAGCCCGTTGGCTCCCGACCCTTCCTCCTCCGCAGCCCTCACCATGATGTCCTGCACGAAAAGCGGGTTCGCCCGCAGGAGCCGCGAGCAGCCCGGGCCGGCGACCAGCTCCGCCCGGCCGTAGTAGTGCCCCGCCATCAGCGCCATGGACACTGCACATGCACGGTTAATGCGTCAGGGCGAAACATCGATGTCAGTTAACTACAGCGCCGTAGCAACCGCGTGTGTAGCGGACCGAGAAGGCAGAGCGCGAGGACGAGGACGAAGCAGGACGTCGCTGCCGCCGCCATGGCCGGGAGGAGAGGAAGCGTGCGAGAGATGGATGGACTCCGAACGGACGGACTCCTGGCGCGAGGGTGGGGCCATTGAAACTAGGGCCAGGGCGCTCTGCTTTGCTAGCCTGCGAGGCCGCGCGTGCTCAGCAGCTACCTACCGGTCCCAAGGCTCCTGGAGGAACGACCGGTCTCAGTTGCCGAAACGGTGAGACGGTTCAGCTTTGTTGTGGATTTTTTTTTTGATAGGTTTGTTGTGGACGGGCAGGGGCTGTACCTGGGCGCGGCTACTCCACGCGACTTCGATGGTTTTTTTAGGCAAACTTGCAAAGTTTTTTATTCAACCGTCACACAATTTACATGGACGAAAATAGATTTGCCGGGTGACCTAATCAAACATGATGGCCGGTCCCCAATGATAATGTATGCTTTGCTAGCTCGTGTGCCTCGATATTCAAGGTTCTAAACTCATGTAAGAAAATACAAGAAATAAAAGCTCTAGATGACTCTTTGACTTCCAGCACAATCGCTTCATAAAATGAAGAGGTTCCTTTTCGTACTGCTTTGACCGCATTCTTACAGCCCGATGCTGCCGAGATTTCTTGGATATATAGATCATTTGCTAAGGCCATAGCTTCTCTGATCGCCATCACTTCTAGAGTCTCTGGATCTTCTATA containing:
- the LOC125528679 gene encoding E3 ubiquitin-protein ligase APD2-like isoform X1; amino-acid sequence: MAAAATSCFVLVLALCLLVSMALMAGHYYGRAELVAGPGCSRLLRANPLFVQDIMVRAAEEEGSGANGLVLYGLAEIPGLLDDVPAVWSEARRVVLPANSHKEWVYFLNEGSQIEVNYSVEPGTGLTNPLRITIAQAAGKVGFTQWSEEPSVHGTGAVKQIINSSDDYYVTVSNLRDQDTTAMLDFRISAMLYNTSGAEYACSPSPGSSGCTYRLPILGENVAVLSSGLKQGVKVELSYGPRWIIYFVGSAILAVSLLLLYEVLSVLLGFCCAVAAAQRETTTTASLLQSKDEEEGGSRGSSFESVSSHDGEAGDEEEGRRLCVVCCDARRDCFFMPCGHSATCHACGTKIVEGDASCCPFCRRKLKKVRRIFCV
- the LOC125528679 gene encoding E3 ubiquitin-protein ligase APD2-like isoform X3 gives rise to the protein MAAAATSCFVLVLALCLLVSMALMAGHYYGRAELVAGPGCSRLLRANPLFVQDIMVRAAEEEGSGANGLVLYGLAEIPGLLDDVPAVWSEARRVVLPANSHKEWVYFLNEGSQIEVNYSVEPGTGLTNPLRITIAQAAGKVGFTQWSEEPSVHGTGAVKQIINSSDDYYVTVSNLRDQDTTAMLDFRISAMLYNTSGAEYACSPSPGSSGCTYRLPILGENVAVLSSGLKQVELSYGPRWIIYFVGSAILAVSLLLLYEVLSVLLGFCCAVAAAQRETTTTASLLQSKDEEEGGSRGSSFESVSSHDGEAGDEEEGRRLCVVCCDARRDCFFMPCGHSATCHACGTKIVEGDASCCPFCRRKLKKVRRIFCV
- the LOC125528679 gene encoding E3 ubiquitin-protein ligase APD2-like isoform X2, which codes for MAAAATSCFVLVLALCLLVSMALMAGHYYGRAELVAGPGCSRLLRANPLFVQDIMVRAAEEEGSGANGLVLYGLAEIPGLLDDVPAVWSEARRVVLPANSHKEWVYFLNEGSQIEVNYSVEPGTGLTNPLRITIAQAGKVGFTQWSEEPSVHGTGAVKQIINSSDDYYVTVSNLRDQDTTAMLDFRISAMLYNTSGAEYACSPSPGSSGCTYRLPILGENVAVLSSGLKQGVKVELSYGPRWIIYFVGSAILAVSLLLLYEVLSVLLGFCCAVAAAQRETTTTASLLQSKDEEEGGSRGSSFESVSSHDGEAGDEEEGRRLCVVCCDARRDCFFMPCGHSATCHACGTKIVEGDASCCPFCRRKLKKVRRIFCV
- the LOC125528678 gene encoding kinesin-like protein KIN-14K is translated as MEIEQLQVMKDKDKSPSSVVDNNGSSMPNNFSSNETSLITLNQKRQLSDPLSYAEVNADAGQTSPTNIVAMGLDEADYEDNVSEDGSLVRETEYTIGRRNIMNSNSDMIDDTKMHRGTSRIARSTLTKSAQPAISRSKPRDAVLKTPSHTRTPSNQLAGGSSARATKRWQK